One genomic window of Hydra vulgaris chromosome 03, alternate assembly HydraT2T_AEP includes the following:
- the LOC100215761 gene encoding phospholipid hydroperoxide glutathione peroxidase, mitochondrial-like isoform X1, giving the protein MAASDPTKASSIFEFHAKSIDGEDISFSKYKGFVTLIVNVASKUGLTELNYAQLANLHTKYAEKGLRILAFPCNQFGNQEPGTESEIKEFALARGAHYDLFSKIDVNGDKADPLYKYLKAKQKGIFGNKIKWNFSKFICDKNGIPVKRYAPTTEPLSLVPDIEKYLF; this is encoded by the coding sequence ATGGCTGCATCAGACCCTACAAAAGCTTCTtcaatatttgaatttcatgcAAAAAGTATCGATGGTGAAGAtatcagtttttcaaaatataaaggGTTTGTCACGCTTATTGTTAACGTTGCCAGCAAGTGAGGTTTAACTGAACTCAACTATGCTCAGCTTGCTAATCTGCACACCAAGTATGCTGAGAAAGGTCTTCGAATTCTTGCTTTTCCTTGCAATCAGTTTGGTAACCAAGAGCCTGGTACAGAGTCAgaaataaaagagtttgcaCTAGCGCGAGGCGCCCACTATGACTTATTCAGTAAAATTGATGTTAATGGAGATAAGGCAGATCCTctgtataaatatttgaaagcAAAGCAGAAAGGTATTTttggtaataaaatcaaatggaatttttcaaagtttatttgtGATAAAAACGGTATCCCTGTAAAAAGATATGCCCCCACAACGGAACCTTTATCATTGGTTCCAGATATCGAAAAGTATTTATTCTAA